The Hymenobacter sp. GOD-10R genome includes a window with the following:
- a CDS encoding DUF421 domain-containing protein → MSVAWFSNLLELHAGPHTISVLAMCLRAFIIFFVSLGLLRLVGTRAFGSNTPFDVVIKIILGAVLSRAIVAASPFFGTLLASTVLVVLHRVLALAAYHSDFVGRLIKGEPRVLAQGGQLFHDQLRKTDLSEKDLHEGLRDAANIDSLAETDVVRLERNGQITVVLRKSPVGPPTSPPKGYTTYPKDVDPGEQPKAPRPAAFH, encoded by the coding sequence ATGAGCGTTGCTTGGTTTAGTAATTTGCTAGAGCTACACGCCGGCCCGCATACTATTTCGGTACTGGCCATGTGCTTGCGCGCCTTTATCATCTTCTTTGTATCGCTGGGGCTGTTGCGCCTGGTGGGCACGCGCGCCTTCGGAAGCAACACCCCCTTTGACGTTGTCATAAAGATCATTCTGGGGGCCGTACTCAGCCGGGCCATCGTGGCAGCCTCGCCGTTTTTCGGTACTCTCCTAGCTAGCACGGTGTTGGTCGTGTTGCACCGCGTGCTAGCTCTTGCAGCCTACCACAGCGATTTTGTTGGTCGGCTCATCAAGGGCGAACCTAGGGTGTTGGCACAAGGCGGCCAGCTTTTTCATGACCAACTACGCAAGACTGACCTCTCCGAAAAAGACCTACACGAAGGACTACGGGATGCTGCCAACATCGACTCGCTGGCCGAAACCGACGTGGTGCGCCTGGAGCGCAATGGTCAAATTACTGTTGTCCTGCGGAAGAGCCCCGTAGGTCCGCCAACGTCGCCGCCCAAAGGCTATACTACTTACCCAAAGGATGTTGATCCGGGCGAGCAGCCGAAGGCGCCACGACCAGCGGCTTTCCACTAA
- a CDS encoding glycoside hydrolase family 26 protein: MKVLVYRTSAVLLVIIAGVLLSSLLLFAGERSKGPLEDLATTVTSDVARFEKQLVGGDLRKSRSAALGWFARYRTNKALLNAPDTILTGAYDNNTAESYESIVALEESLQVKLPIIQLYTAWGSKKDQVFPMLRAQAIQDLGSLPMITWEPWLDDFDRTVFPTAQAAERVNEGGLKAIAAGRYDAYVDKWATAAKQFGAPFYLRFGHEMNDPYRYPWGPQNNDPADYIAAWRHVVSRFRQLGATNAIWLWSPHPAYTNYREFYPGNEYVDWIGVTTLNYGTVAPAWSKWYSFDEIFGNSYAEFSQYGKPIIVTEFGSLRVGGDRAAWFQQALTDLPVKYPAVKAVVFYNNSSDMTTTYKSLDWSFNADKKVLTAATQAMKSWRVHRSPISRLLSGKPLVVAPSAARPDQHPLGK; this comes from the coding sequence ATGAAAGTTCTGGTCTACCGAACTTCCGCCGTGCTGTTGGTTATTATCGCCGGCGTGCTGCTTTCGTCGTTGCTGCTGTTTGCCGGCGAGCGAAGCAAAGGGCCATTAGAAGACTTGGCTACCACCGTGACGAGCGACGTAGCTAGGTTTGAAAAACAGCTAGTAGGCGGCGACCTGCGCAAGAGCCGCTCGGCCGCCCTAGGGTGGTTTGCCCGCTACCGCACCAACAAAGCGCTGCTCAACGCCCCCGATACGATCCTTACGGGTGCCTACGACAACAACACCGCCGAGTCATACGAGAGCATTGTGGCGTTGGAAGAATCGCTGCAAGTGAAGCTGCCCATCATTCAGCTGTACACAGCCTGGGGCAGCAAGAAAGATCAGGTATTTCCTATGCTGCGGGCACAAGCCATTCAAGACCTAGGCTCCCTCCCGATGATTACCTGGGAGCCTTGGCTGGATGACTTCGATCGAACTGTATTTCCAACTGCGCAGGCTGCGGAACGCGTAAATGAAGGCGGCCTGAAAGCCATTGCAGCGGGCCGCTACGATGCTTACGTGGACAAATGGGCCACGGCGGCCAAGCAATTTGGCGCGCCCTTTTACCTACGCTTCGGCCACGAGATGAACGATCCGTACCGCTACCCGTGGGGGCCGCAGAACAACGATCCGGCCGATTACATTGCTGCGTGGCGTCACGTAGTGAGCCGGTTCCGGCAGCTAGGTGCCACCAATGCTATTTGGCTTTGGTCGCCGCACCCAGCCTACACTAACTACCGGGAGTTCTACCCAGGTAATGAGTACGTAGACTGGATCGGGGTAACGACCCTGAACTACGGCACAGTGGCGCCGGCATGGAGTAAGTGGTACTCGTTTGATGAAATTTTCGGCAATAGCTACGCGGAGTTCTCGCAGTACGGCAAGCCAATTATCGTCACCGAGTTTGGCTCGTTGCGTGTGGGCGGCGACCGGGCGGCATGGTTCCAGCAAGCTCTCACCGATTTGCCGGTGAAGTACCCAGCCGTGAAAGCAGTGGTGTTTTACAACAACTCAAGCGACATGACCACCACTTACAAGTCGTTGGATTGGTCGTTTAATGCGGATAAAAAGGTGCTAACCGCTGCTACGCAGGCTATGAAAAGTTGGCGGGTGCACCGTTCGCCCATCAGTCGGCTGCTTAGTGGAAAGCCGCTGGTCGTGGCGCCTTCGGCTGCTCGCCCGGATCAACATCCTTTGGGTAAGTAG